The genomic interval CTCGTGGACGTGCGCAGTCCGCCTCTGCTTCGAGTCTTCCTCAACCTGCTGGAGCAGAAGGAAGACGTCATCCTCTCGGAGATGTTGCCGGGTCCGGAGCAGCTCTGGCTTCGAGGGCCGCGAGGCCGCCACACGGTGGAGCTTCGCTGCACGCTGTTGTCGGGCGGCCCCACCGCGGGCACGCCTCCGGAGGTGCTCCCTTCCACCGAGGAGGAGGCATGAAGTGGTGGGTGCTGCCTCCACACCGCGACGTGACGCTGGTTCCCGAGACTCCCGAGGGGTGGCATGGACTGGACCTGGCGAGAGGCTTCGTCCGCCGGGTCTTCTCCGCTGAGTCCGTGGAGGCCGAAGCCCAGGCCCGGGAGCTGTCACCCCCCACGCCTCAGTCGATGCGCGAGTTGCTCCTGCTGCGGGTCGCCCAGGGCATTCGAGGTCGAGGCACTGTCGCGGAGTTGCGTGCGATGGGCGCGGTGCTGACGGCCCTCTCGGGGCCTCCTCACGGCATCCGGTTGCGGTTGGATGACGTGGAGTTGGAGGAGGGCACCACGGAGCGCGGCGCGGACGTCGAGCGTGCGGCGGCTCGCTCCGCGCCGTACTCACCGGAAGTGGCCCGCTTCGCCGAGCAAGTCGCGGGAGCCGAGTGTGTGCGCCTGTGGTTGGAGCGAGACCTCCAACTGCCCGCCGCCGTGGCGCTGGCGCATGCATGTCCGGCGCAAGTGGCGCTGGAGATCGCCGGCCCCTTCGCGACGACCCACCGCGAGGTGCTGGCGCGAATGGCCGCGTTTCGTCGGGCGACGTTCCCGGAGAACGTGTCGCCCCTATGCTGGCGTATGGCGCCGCTGGATGCGGAGCCGAGCCCTGGACAGGTCGTCTGGATTCCCGATGGCCAACGCCTCGACTCACGCGAGGACGGGGCCGACACGTTGGCGCGGCTTCGAGCCCTCACTGGCGGCGCGCGGTGGGCGGGACACGTGTCACTCCATCTGCTGGGGACACCCGAGTCACTCGTGGAGAGCGGCTGCGACACGGCGGTGGTGGAGTTCTGCGCCGTCGGCGTGGACCACGTGGTCGACATCGACCATCGGTCGATTCCCAGGGAGTGGCTCCATCGTGGCTTCCAGCGTCTGCGCGCGGCGGGAGTGCGCGTCGTCGCGGAGTGGTGGGTGGGGGCTCCAGGGATGGATGAGTCGCTCCTGGACGCCTCGCTGGCCGCGCTGGACGACAGTTCCACTGCGTTCTTCGACCGTCTGGCCGGAGTGCGTCCGTTCCATCTGTCGGTGGAGCGCATGGCGCGACATGGTGACGTGGCGCGGAGCTGGGGTGTGCCCGGTGAACGTCCGCCGGACCGGGACCTCTGCCGTTCGGTCCCGATTTCGCGGCCCGGGACGATTCCCGCAACACGGTTGCAGGAGGTGCTCGGGGCGCTCGCGGGGCGTTTGTCGAACCGAGCCCCGCTGAGCCCGGGCCGGGTCGCCGCCGCGTTCCTCGGGGCACCTGCTTCGGCGCCAGAGGGCGGGCCCGCCACGCACCTGCGCTTGGACCCGGGCTGCGCGGTGGTGCGGCTGCCAGCCTCGCTGGAGGGTGGGCCTGTTCCCTCCTGGTACGCGGCGAACCTTCGCACCGGTGTCGTGCTGGCGATGGATGGACGGCTCGCGCCCGAGCTGGCTCGGCGGACCGTGGCCGCGCCGGTGGCGGACGTGTTGTCGATGGTGCCGGAAGCGCGGCGCGCGAAGTGGGAAGAGACGCTGGTGTCGAAGTCCATCCTGGAGAGGACTCGCGGATGAGCGAACGCTGGACCCTGGGGGACGTGTTCGTGCTGCGGCACGCGGGGTTCCCCTTCGATTGGCTGGAGTCGCTTGGCGTATCCGACGAGGTGGTGGAGGAGGCGAAGCGGCTCCTCGAGGATGAACGGGCGCTGGTGGACGCGGTGCGCGCGCAAGGTGATGACGCCGGGAGCCGAGCACTCCAGGAGGCGCTCGAGCGGGGTCTTCGCCCCACGCTGAAGTCTCAACACGGCGCCGACCTTCGCGAATCGCTGGCGCGTTACCTGGCGAGGCGTGAGTCGCTCCAGGCTTGTTATGGGCATGAGCGCCTGGCCCTCCGCTCCAGGTTGCGCGAGCGCGCGGCGGACCCAGGCATCCAGGAGGCCGTGTTCCTGTCCAGCCCTGCGATGTTCGACAACGTCTGGGCTCGCTACCTGCGCGGTGATGAGCGGAAGGACACGTCCGACTCGCGCAGGGTGGAGCGGCAGGTCTACACGTACCTGCAACGCTTCTGCGCGAAGAACGAGACCACCAGCTTCTTCGGCCCCATCTCCTACGGCGAGCGCACGAACGAGGACAGCTTCGATGTGCGCACGGTGCCCAGCGAAGACACGGGTCGTCGGACGTTCTTCTCCTTCTGGGCGGTGACGGAGCTGGCGCGGGCCGTGGGGCGTGAGCGCTCGGTGCGTGCACACCTTCCGCTGAGGCTCAATCCGCTCTTCACCGTCTCTCCCGGCCGCGCCGCATGCGACGCGCTGAAGTTGGAGGTGCCCCTGCCGGAGTCCGCCGAGCGGCTCCTGGCCGTGCTGAAGGAACACCCCACGCCGGCCGCCGCGGCGAAGGTGCTGGGTGTCCCGGTGGAGGAGGTGGAGCGGAGCGCACTGCCGCTGGTGAAGGGCGTGCTGCTGCTCTGGGGCTTGTCCTTCCGCCCCAACGACTTCGCCACCTTCGAGAGCGTGCGTGACTGCGTGGCGGCGCTGCCGGAGCTGGACGCGCGAACGCGGTGGTTGGAGCGATTGGACACCCTCGCGAGGCTCAAGGCCGAGTTCGAGTCGGCCGACCTGTCGCGCCGCAGGGTCCTGCTGCTGGAGCTGGAGGCCCACTTCACTCAGGCCACGGGCAAGCCCGCGCGGCGAGGTGAAGGGCAGGTGTACGCGGACCGGCTCATCCTCTACGAAGAGGCCAGCTCTCCGTTCCGCCTGCGCTTCGGACGTCGCTTCACCGAAGAGCTCGAGGCCGCGCTGACAGGTCCCCTGGAGCTGTCGGCCGCCTATGGCGAGCAGGTCCAGCGTGGCTTCCGGGAGCAGGTGCGCGACGCGCTGGGCGAGGGCTCGGCACCGCTGGACCTGTTGGACTACGCGGTGCGCTTGCGGCCAGACCAGGTGTCGGGCAGCCGCTTCTCGCCCGTGCCGCCCGTGCTCCTGGACGAGGACGGAGCGCGCCACCGCGCGTTGCCGGTGGACTTCCTGGGCACGTCCACGCCGGGCGGACGGTACGCGCTGCCGGACGTCTGCCTCGCCGCGAAGAAGGAAGGCGCGGGGTTCGAGGTGATGCTCGCGCGTGTGCACCACCACCTGCTGCTGCGCAGCTGGCTGAGTGCCTTCTTCCCTTCGAGGGAGCGCTACTCCGCGGTGGCCTCGCGGTGGTTGGAGGAGGACCCCGCGGCGAAGGGACTCGTCGGCCTGTCCATCCGCCGCCGCAACAAGGGCTTCTACGTCTTCCCGGGCAGGCGGCTCGTCTACTCGGTGTCGGACGTGCTGGATGTCGAGGAGGGCGCCCTCACCCCCGGCGATGTGAAGGTGCTGCCCACGCCGCAAGGCCCGGCGCTGGTGGATGCTCATGGCACGCGGCTTCATCTGTACCTGCCGCTGGATGACTTCTCTTCCTATCCCCCCTTCGCCGCGCTGGCGCATCCCCAGGTGCTCCATGCCCCCTTGCGCACGAAGGGGAGCCACCTGCCTCGGTTGAGCGTGGGCGGCGCCGTCTATCAGCGTGAGCGCTGGGAGTTGTCCTCGGCCCGACTGGCGCGGGCCTCGGGGTTCGACCTGTTCCTCGCCACGCAGCGTGAGCGGAACGAGCGAGGCTGGCCGCGGTTCGTCTTCATGCGCAGCTCGAAGGAGCGCAAGCCCTACCTCATCGACACCGCGAGCCCCTTCGCGTTGGACCTGCTCTCGCATCTGTCGCGCGAGGCCGAGCGCCTGTCGGTGGAGGAGATGTACCCGGCGCCCGAGCAGCTCTGGCTCCGCGACACCCGGGGCCGCTACACCTGCGAGCTGCGCATGCAGCTCACCCGGTGGACTGCGGGTTCCCCGTAGCCAAGGGCCGACTGCCCGCATCTCCCCTCGGGTCTTCCAGCGGAAGTGGCTTTGACACGAGGGGGGCGACCGCGAGCAGAATGCCGCACCGCACCGGAAGCCCGGATTCGTGGGTCTTCTGGGATGACAGGTACCTGGAGAGAACCATGTCCGGAGAGAACACGGCCGTCCCCGAGCCCAAGAAGCTTCGGCGTCCCGTCGCGGAGCTGCGCGCGGAGTTGCTCGAGAACCCCGAGGTGAAGGAGCAGGCCCGGCTCATGAAGGTGGATGTTGCGGCCTACGTCGAGAGGATTCTCGACTACGCGCAGAACCCCGACAAGCCGCCCCAGCTCACCATCACCCCGGACGCGGAGCTCAAGGCCGAGTACCCCAACGCTCCGACCGTGGACGAAATCGCCAACCACATCGAGAAGCTCCGCACGGGCGAGGTGGCCATCAGCCGCGCGCACCAGCGGGATGGCTTCAGCTCGGGTCAGGGGGACGACCGCTACAAGTCGGCCCTGGCCTCGGACGCGGTGCAGATGGGGGCTCCCGAGTCGCGAAAGGGCCCTGCATCCGCTTCCACCCCCGAAAATTCTGGAAAAAAGGTCGGTTGATCTGCCGGTGAAGTCACCGGTGTGCCCCGCACCGGGCCAAGGCAGGACTCAACCGCTGGATTTCAAAGGGGTTTTGTCGCTCCAGAACAATCGGAAGGCCCCCACGGAACTTCCG from Myxococcus stipitatus carries:
- a CDS encoding lantibiotic dehydratase encodes the protein MSERWTLGDVFVLRHAGFPFDWLESLGVSDEVVEEAKRLLEDERALVDAVRAQGDDAGSRALQEALERGLRPTLKSQHGADLRESLARYLARRESLQACYGHERLALRSRLRERAADPGIQEAVFLSSPAMFDNVWARYLRGDERKDTSDSRRVERQVYTYLQRFCAKNETTSFFGPISYGERTNEDSFDVRTVPSEDTGRRTFFSFWAVTELARAVGRERSVRAHLPLRLNPLFTVSPGRAACDALKLEVPLPESAERLLAVLKEHPTPAAAAKVLGVPVEEVERSALPLVKGVLLLWGLSFRPNDFATFESVRDCVAALPELDARTRWLERLDTLARLKAEFESADLSRRRVLLLELEAHFTQATGKPARRGEGQVYADRLILYEEASSPFRLRFGRRFTEELEAALTGPLELSAAYGEQVQRGFREQVRDALGEGSAPLDLLDYAVRLRPDQVSGSRFSPVPPVLLDEDGARHRALPVDFLGTSTPGGRYALPDVCLAAKKEGAGFEVMLARVHHHLLLRSWLSAFFPSRERYSAVASRWLEEDPAAKGLVGLSIRRRNKGFYVFPGRRLVYSVSDVLDVEEGALTPGDVKVLPTPQGPALVDAHGTRLHLYLPLDDFSSYPPFAALAHPQVLHAPLRTKGSHLPRLSVGGAVYQRERWELSSARLARASGFDLFLATQRERNERGWPRFVFMRSSKERKPYLIDTASPFALDLLSHLSREAERLSVEEMYPAPEQLWLRDTRGRYTCELRMQLTRWTAGSP